Proteins from a genomic interval of Equus quagga isolate Etosha38 chromosome 11, UCLA_HA_Equagga_1.0, whole genome shotgun sequence:
- the PPIL6 gene encoding probable inactive peptidyl-prolyl cis-trans isomerase-like 6 isoform X2, whose amino-acid sequence MAGPQPCQPRSVRCRSPSPPEPPLRVKVVGLFKSASFQIAKSAAEVTAKKPQRRRPALPASPSRASWWPGSMFGDEVFRVGGLSLDGSEHTGDKGRVRAGVPLREGRPLMGDPSERSLQKLAGKKKSLKNTYPSKFEDPVIVPLQEFAWDQYLLEKKRELKNEVWEYSSYVMCFVNDQLLGDALDLQKWAHKIWDIIDFRPPALYEALTVDFSTNFLRDTKHDFVFLDIAIDFYPIGRLIFELYCDVCPKTCKNFQVLCTGIAGFSQSGFRLHYAGSIFHRIVRNGWIQGGDIVAGKGDGGESIYGPTFEGN is encoded by the exons ATGGCTGGCCCACAGCCGTGCCAGCCGAGGTCGGTCCGGTGCCGCTCGCCGTCGCCGCCCGAGCCTCCGCTGCGGGTGAAGGTGGTGGGGCTCTTCAAAAGCGCCAGCTTTCAGATCGCGAAGAGCGCAGCCGAGGTAACCGCGAAGAAACCGCAGCGCCGCCGGCCGGCCCTTCCCGCTTCCCCGTCTCGCGCCTCCTGGTGGCCGGGGTCGATGTTCGGAGACGAGGTGTTCCGGGTGGGCGGGCTCAGTCTGGACGGATCCGAGCATACCGGGGACAAAGGGCGGGTCCGGGCGGGCGTTCCACTTCGAGAAGGGCGACCTTTAATGGGGGATCCGAGCGAAAGAAGCCTTCAGAAACTGGCtgggaaaaaaa AGAGTCTCAAGAATACTTATCCATCCAAATTCGAAGATCCTGTAATAGTGCCTCTTCAAGAATTTGCATGGGATCAATATCTACTGGAGAAAAAAAGG GAACTCAAGAATGAAGTCTGGGAATATTCTTCCTATGTGATGTGTTTTGTTAATGATCAGCTCCTGGGTGATGCCCTTGACCTTCAGAAATGGGCCCACAAGATCTGGGATATAATTGATTTCAGGCCGCCTGCACTTTACGAGGCACTTACTGTGGATTTTTCTACTAACTTCTTAAGAGACACCAAG CATGATTTTGTCTTCCTGGACATTGCCATTGATTTTTATCCAATTGGAAGACTAATTTTTGAG cTGTACTGTGACGTATGTCCcaaaacatgtaaaaattttCAGGTCTTATGTACTGGAATAGCAGGATTTTCTCAAAGTGGCTTCAGGCTACATTATGCAGGTTCAATCTTTCATCGAATAGTACGAAATGGCTGGATACAAGGAGGAG ATATAGTAGCTGGAAAAGGAGATGGTGGAGAGTCCATTTATGGACCAACATTTGAAG